GTCACCTTCGCCACCTGTCCCGAGTGCGACGGCACCCGGCTGAGCGCCGAGGCCCGGTCGTCGACGATCGACGGCGTGAGCATCGCGGACGCCTGCGCGATGCAGATCAGCGATCTCGCCACCTGGGTGCGCGGTCTGAAGGAGCCCTCGGTGGCCCCGCTGCTCGACTCGCTGCGGCACACCCTCGACTCGTTCACGGAGATCGGTCTCGGCTACCTCTCCCTGGACCGGCCGGCGGGCACGCTGTCGGGCGGCGAGGCGCAGCGCACCAAGATGATCCGCCACCTGGGCTCCTCGCTCACCGATGTCACCTATGTCTTCGACGAGCCCACCACCGGGCTGCACCCGCACGACATCCAGCGGATGAACACCCTGCTGCTGCGGCTGCGGGACAAGGGGAACACGGTGCTCGTCGTGGAGCACAAGCCGGAGGTCGTGGCGATCGCCGACCACGTCGTCGACCTCGGCCCCGGCGCCGGCGCGGCGGGCGGCACCGTGTGCTTCGAGGGCACCGTCGAGGGGCTGCGGGCGAGCGGCACGCTCACCGGGCGCCACCTCGGCGACCGGGCGTCCGTGAAGAAGAGCGTGCGCACGCCGACCGGCTCGCTCCCGGTCCGCGGGGCCGACGCGCACAACCTGCGGAACGTGGACGTGGACATCCCGCTCGGTGTGCTCACCGTCGTCACGGGCGTCGCCGGGTCCGGCAAGAGTTCCCTCGTCCACGGGTCGATCCCGGCCGGCGCGGACGTGGTGTCGGTGGACCAGGGCGCGATCCGCGGCTCGCGGCGCAGCAATCCGGCGACGTACACGGGGCTGCTCGAGCCGGTCCGTAAGGCGTTCGCCAAGGCCAACGGCGTGAAGCCGGCGCTGTTCAGCGCCAATTCGGAGGGCGCCTGCCCCACCTGCAACGGCGCCGGTGTCGTCTACACGGACCTGGCGATGATGGCCGGTGTGGCGACCACCTGCGAGGAGTGCGACGGGAAGCGGTTCGACGCGTCGGTGCTGGAGTACCGGCTCGGCGGCCGGGACATCAGCGAGGTGCTGGCGCTGCCGGTGTCCGAGGCGCTGGAGTTCTTCGCGGCGGGCGAGGCGCGCACCCCGGCGGCGCACCGGATCCTTCAGCGGCTGTCCGACGTCGGGCTCGGCTACCTCACCCTGGGCCAGCCGCTGACCACGCTGTCCGGCGGCGAGCGGCAGCGGCTGAAGCTGGCCACGCACATGGGCGACAAGGGCGGTGTGTACGTCCTGGACGAGCCGACCGCCGGCCTGCACCTCGCCGACGTCGAGCAGCTGCTGGGTCTGCTGGACCGGCTGGTCGACTCGGGCAAGTCGGTGATCGTCGTGGAGCACCACCAGGCGGTGATGGCGCACGCCGACTGGATCATCGACCTGGGTCCCGGGGCCGGTCACGACGGCGGCCGGATCGTCTTCGAGGGCACCCCGGCCGACCTGGTCGCGGCCCGCTCCACCGTCACCGGCGAGCACCTCGCGGCGTACGTCGGCGCCTGACCGCCCGATCGCTTTCCGGACCGGCCGTCCCCGTCACGGGGGCGGCCGGTCGGGTGTTTACGGGGCTCTCGCACCCGATACCCGCCGAGACCGGCTCTATTTGCACACTCGTGGGCAACAAACTAATCTGCACATCGATGGGCAACTTACTGTCCGACGCTCACTCTGCTTCTGGAGCCCTCGATGCCGCTCATGGCGAACACACCGGTGGAGAAGATGACCGGCCCCTACCCACGGCGCTGGTGGGCACTGCTCGTGCTGTGTCTGAGCCTGCTGCTCGTGGTCATGGCCAACACGTCGTTGATCGTCGCCGCCCCGGACATGACCGCCGATCTGCACCTCAGCAGCAGCGACCTGCAATGGGTCATCGACGGCTACACCGTCCCGTACGCCGCGCTGATGCTGGTGCTCGGCGCGATCGGCGACAAGTACAGCCGCCGGGGCGCGCTCGTCACCGGGCTGCTGATCTTCGCGGGCGGCTCGGTGATGGGCAGCCTGGTGCACGACACCGGGCTGGTCATCGCCGCCCGCGCGGTCATGGGCGTGGGCGCGGCCGTGGTCATGCCGGCCACGCTCTCGCTGCTGGTCGCGGTCTTCCCCAAGGGGGAGCGGGCCCGGGCGATCACCGCCTGGACCGCCACCTCGGGGCTGGCCATCGCGGTCGGCCCGCTGGTCGCGGGACGGCTCCTGGAGAGTCACGCCTGGGGCTCGACGTTCCTGGTCAACGTGCCCATAGCCGTCGTCGCCGTGCTCGGCGCGCTCGTCCTCGTCCCGCCGTCCCGGGCCCGGGACATGGGCCGGATCGACTACGTGGGCGGTCTGCTGTCCATCGTCTCCGTCGGCGCCCTGGTGTACGCCATCATCGAGGGCCCGCACTTCGGCTGGGGCGCGGGGCCGGTCACGGCGGCCGTGGTCGCGGGCGTGGGTCTCGTCGTCTTCGCCCTGTGGGAGCTGCGGCACCCGCACCCCATGCTGGACGTCCGCCGGTTCACCCGGCGCCCCTTCGCGGGCTCTATGATCGCGGTGCTGTTCTTCTTCTTCGGCGCCTACGGCTCGATCTACTACCTCACGCAGTTCCTGCAGTTCGTCCTCGGCTACGGTCCCCTGGAGACCGGCGTCCGGCTGCTGCCGCTGGCCGGCGCGGTGTTCGTCGGCGCCGCCGTGACCGGCCGGCTCACCCCGAGGCTCGGGGTGAAGGCGATGGTGGTGCCCGGGATGGTCATCGGCACGGTGAGCGTCTTCCTGCTCACCACGATCGGCGCGGACGCCACCTACGCCGACTTCGTGCCGTCGCTGCTGCTGCTCGGCTTCGCCATCGGCCTGAGCGTCTCCCCCGCCACCGACACGATCATGGGCTCCTTCCCGGAGTCGGAGCTGGGCGTGGGCGGCGGCGCCAACGACACCTCGCTGGAGCTGGGCGGCGCGCTCGGCATCGCCGTCCTCGGCTCGCTCCTCGGCACGGCGTACCAGGACCGGCTGGGCGAGTTGATCGGCGGGCGGCTGCCGGCCGCCGCGCTGGACGCCGCCGGGGAGTCGGTGGGCGGCGGGCTCGCGGTCGCCGGACAGGTGGCCAAGAACCCGAGCGGCGGACCCCAGCAGGCCCGGGCCCTGGTCGACGCCGTGCACGAGGCCTTCGCCCACGGCGTGGCGCACACCAGCCTGATCGGCGGGATCATCATGGCCGCCGGTGCGCTGATCGTCCTCGCGGTGCTGCCCGGCCGCAGGGCCCGCGCGGCGGACGGGCAGCCCGCCGAGGAGGCCCGCTCCGAGGAGCACGCCGAGGTCGGCTGACCGCCCGCCCTTCCCCGTGACCGCGGTGGACCGGAGTGTAAGCCGTGGTCACGGGATACCCGTCGCGGAATGTGGAGCGCGGCCCACCGGCCGCGGGGTACGGACACCCCGCGGCCGGTGCCGCGACGGCGAAAGGGAGCTCGGGTGGGCGTGCGCGCGCAGGCGGAGGAACGGGGCGGGCACCCCGCGGACACGGCCGAGGGGGCCGACCCCAGGCGGTGGAAGGCCCTGTCGGTGACCCTGGTGGCCGGCTTCATGAGCCTGCTGGACGTCACCATCGTCGCCGTCGCCCTGCCCTCCATGCAGCGCGAGCTGCACACCTCGGCCCCGGCCATCCAGTGGGTGGTCTCCGGTTACGCGCTGACGTTCGCCCTGGTCCTGGTCGCCGCGGGCCGGCTCGGGGACGCCCTCGGCAGGCGCCGCATCTTCCTGCTGGCCCTCACCGCCTTCGTGCTGTGCAGCGCGGCGGCGGGCGCGGCACCCGACGTGACGCTGCTGGTCGTGGCCCGGCTGGCGCAGGGCGCCGCCGCCGGCTGTCTGGCGCCGCAGAACTCGGCGCTCATCCAGCAGCTGTTCCGGGGCGCCGAACGCGGCCGGGCGTTCGGTCTGTTCGGGGCGACCGTCGGCATCTCCAGCGCGGTCGGCCCCGTGGTCGGCGGGCTGGTCCTCACCCTGGCCGGCGGGGAGGAGGGCTGGCGCTGGCTGTTCTACCTCAACGTGCCCGTCGGCGCCCTCGCGCTCGTACTCGGCCTGCGACTGCTGCCCCACGTGAAGCCCGGCCGGCGCGAACGGCTCGACCTGCCCGGGATCGCGCTGCTCGGCGCGGGCGTCCTGGCCGTGATGCTGCCGCTGGTGATGGCCGAGTCCGGCGGCGTACGGCGGCTGTGGTGGCTGTTCCTCGTCGGCGTGGCGCTCCTTGTGGCCTTCGCCCGCTGGGAGTGGCGGGTCGGCGCCCGTGACGGGCAGCCGCTGCTGGATCCCCGGCTGGTCACCTCCACCCGCGGGTACGCGGCGGGGGCGGCCATCGCCACCCTGTACTTCGTGGGCTTCAGCGGGGTGTGGCTGGTGTTCGCGCTGTTCTTCCAGAACGGCGAGGGCTACTCGCCGCTGCGCTCCGGGCTCGCGGTGACCCCGTTCGCCCTCGGTTCGGCACTCGGCGCGGTGGTGTCCGGACGGCTGGTGGAACGGCTCGGCCGGCTGCTGACGGTGTGCGGGCTCGTCGGTGTCCTGGTGGGCCTGGGCACGGCGGTCGCCGTGCTGCGGTTGATGTCCGGCGGGGCCGCGGTGTGGTGGGCGGCCCCGGCGCTCCTCGTCGGCGGGCTGGGCAGTGGCTGCGTCATCTCGCCCAACATCACCATGACGCTGCGGGACGTGCCGGTGCGGATGGCGGGCGCGGCCGGGGGCGCGCTGCAGACCGGGCAGCGGCTGGGCGGAGCCGTCGGTACGGCGGCCCTGCCCGGGCTGTTCTACATGGTGCTGGGGCACGCCGGCCACCACTACCGCACCGCCGTCGCGGTCGCCATCGGGTCCGGCCTGCTGCCGATACTGGGCGCGCTGGTCCTGGCCGTACTCGACTGGCTGCGGGACCGCAGGGCCGAGAAGCACGACCCCTGCGCGCCCGAGGTGTCCCACAGCCACGCCCACCCCGGTCAGGGCTGACCCCGGCCACCGCCCGCCCGCCGCAGGAAGCGGACGACGGGATGCCCGGGCCCCTCCTGGACCTCGGCACGCACCCCGTACACCCGCTTGATGAGCGCGGGGGTGAGCACCTCTCCCGGGGTCCCCTCCGCGACCGCGCGCCCCTCCGCCAGGACCAGCAGCCGGTCGCAGTACATCGCGGCGAGGTTGAGGTCGTGCAGGGCGATCACCGTGGTGACGGGCAGCCCGGCGACGAGGTCGAGCAGGTCGAGCTGGTGCTGGATGTCGAGGTGGTTGGTGGGCTCGTCCAGCAGGAGCTCGCGCGGCTCCTGGGCCAGCGCCCGGGCGATCTGGGCGCGCTGGCGTTCGCCGCCGGACAGGGTGTGCCAGGACTGGCCGGCCCGGCCGGTCAGTCCGGTGCGTTCCAGGGCCTCGGTGACGGCCCGGGCGTCGGCGTCCGTGGGCGTCGTCCAGGCGCGGCGGTGCGGGATGCGGCCCAGGGCGACGACCTCGCGGACGGTCAGCTCGGTCTGGGTGTGCGCGTGCTGTTCGACGGTGGCGATCCGGCGGGCGACGGCACGGCGGCCGACCCGGGACAGCTCCCGCCCGTCGAGGGTGACGACACCGGCGGTCGGGGCCAGGACCCCGGCGAGCAGCCGCAGCAGGGTGGACTTCCCGGAGCCGTTGGGGCCGAGCAGGCCGACGGTCTCCGCGGGGCGCAGGGTGAGCGTGACCCCGTCGACCAGGAGCCGGCCGTCGGTGCGGCGCGTGGCCCGCTCGGCGGCCAGTCCCTCCGTACACTCCCCCGCCTGCCCGCTCATGCCTTCCTCCGGTCCCGGTACAGCACGGCCACGAAGGCCGGGACGCCGATGAGGGAGGTGACGACGCCGACCGGCACCTCCTGCGGGTCCAGCACCGTACGGGCCGCGGTGTCGACCCACACCAGGAAGACGGCGCCCGCCAGCGCGGTGACGGGCAGCAGTCGGGCGTGCCCGGAGCCGGTGAGCACCCGGGTGGCGTGCGGCAGCACCAGGCCGACGAAGCCGATCGCCCCGGCGCAGCTCACCAGGGCGGCGGTGAGCAGCGCGGTCGCGCACAGCAGGACGAGGCGGGCGCGCGCCACCCGTACGCCGAGCCCCGCGGCGGCCTCCTCACCGAAGGCGAACGCGTCCAGGGTGCGGGCGTGGCCGAGGCAGACCAGCAGGACGACGCCGAGCACGCCGGAGCACAGCAGCACCTCCGACCAGCCCGCGCCGGTCAGCGAGCCGAGCAGCCAGAACAGCACGCCCCGGGTGGTCTCGGCGTCCGCCGACGTCAGCACGACGAAGGAGGTCAGTGCGGAGAACAGCTGCATGGCGGCGACCCCGGAGAGCACCACCCGGTCCGTGCTGCCGCCCAGGCTGTGGCTGAGCAGCAGCACCAGAGCGAACGACAGCAGCGCCCCGACGAACGCGCCCGCCGACAGCGACACCGCTCCTCCGCCCACCCCGAGGACGACCACCGCGACCGCCCCGGTGGAGGCACCGGAGGAGACGCCGAGAACGAACGGGTCGGCCAGCGGATTGCGCAGCAGCGACTGCATCACCGCCCCGCACAGCGCGAGCCCCGCCCCGCACACCGCGGCCAGCAGCGTGCGCGGCATCCGCAGGTTCCACACGATGCCGTCCCGCAGCGGCGCGAGCGCGCTCTCTCCCAGGCCGACGTGCGAGGCGACCGACGCCCACACGTCCGCCGCCGAGATGTCGGCGGGCCCGATGGTCACGGCGAGCGCGACCGACACGGCCAGCGCCAGCAGCCCCCCACCCGTCAGCAGCGCGACCCGCGCGCTCACTTCGCGAGCCCGAAGTCGCGCAGCCCCGCGGCGACCTGCTCGATGCCCTCGACGGTGCGCAGGGAAGGGTTCATCGCCTGCCCGCTGAGCAGGACGTAGCGCTTCTCGCGGACGGCGGTGAGATGGCGGGTGGCGGGGTTGCTCTCCAGGAACCGGATCTTGGCCTTGGCGGACTCCGCCGTCTGCGACTTGCGCGTCAGATCGCCGATCACCAGGACGTCCGGGTCGCGGTCGGCGACGGTCTCCCAGTTGATCTGCGGCCACTCGTCGTGCGTGTCGTCGAAGACGTTCTCCGCGCCGACGGCACGGGTGATGGCGCCGGGGGCGCCGCAGCAGCCGGCCAGATAGGGCGACTGGGAGTTGGCGAACCAGTACATGAGGGAGACACCGGAGGCGTCGAGCCCGTCGGTGGCGTCCGTGACCCGCTTCTTCAGCCGCGCCACGAGCTTCTCCCCCCGCGCGTCGACGCCGAAGGCACGGGCCAGGTCGCGTATCTCCCCGTACACGGTGTCGAGGGTGAGCGGCGTGCTGCGGGAGCCGTCGCCGCCGCTGTCGTTGTCCTTGCCGGCGGCGCAGTCGGAGGGCGAGACGTAAGTGGGCACGCCGAGTTCCTCGAACTGGCCGCGGGTGGCCACGCCGCCCTTGCCGAGCGTGGAGACGAACGAGGCGGTGACGAAGTCGGGTTCGGCGTCCAGCACCTTCTCGAAGGAGGGGTTGTTGTCGGCCAGCCTCGGCACGGTGGCGTTCTGCTTCTCCAGTCCCTTCATCACGGGGTCGGTCCAGGTGGCGGTCCCGGCCATGCGGTCGGCGAGACCGAGGGCGAGCAGGATCTCGGTGGTGCCCTGATTGAGGGAGACGGCACGCTGCGGCGGCGACTTCAGGGTCACCTTGTGCCCGCAGTTGGTGAGGGTGACGGCGCCCTCGGTGTCCCCGCCGCTTGGGACGCCGGAGCCGGCGCAGGCGGTGACGAGAAGGACAGGGGCGACGAACAGCGCGGCACGACGGAACATGGAACGCCTCGATTGTCGGGGCTCGAACGCGGAGCCTGGCCGGTGGACTTCCCCCGCGCACGGGCGCGGAGGTGCCAGCAGGTCTTCGGACTCGGGTTCGTCCGGACGAGGCGCCTTCCCGAGGAGAGGTCGACACCGGCGGTGTACCGCCGGCACCCTCCCACTCCCAGTGGCGTAGAGATGCCCCGCCCGTCCCCCTCACCGCTGCGCGTCAGCTCCGGATTCCCACCGGATTCCCTGGCCATGGTGCGGCACGACTGGCCCCCGCAGCGTACAAGAACCCCACCCGCCACGAACCAGCGCCCCGTAAGGGGCGCGGGGCTGTATTGCATCTGCGGCTCCGCCGCGGGGGCGCGAGAAGCGCGCCCGTAAGGGGCGCGGGGAACTGCGCGACCAGCCCCCACCGGCGGTCAGCCGACAAAGCACTCCCGGGGTCCAAGGGGCGGAGCCCCTTGAAGGGAGGATGGGGGTCCCCCCTGCTCGAACGAAGTTGAGAGCTTGGGGGAGGGTAGGGGCGGCGGGGGCGAAAACCAAAAAGAGGCCCACCCCGACAACCGTCGGAATGGGCCTCACCGAGCGCTGGGCAGGCCTTGCACCTGCATCTCCCCGCAGGAAGCGGGGCGTCTTTCCTT
The DNA window shown above is from Streptomyces sp. NBC_00670 and carries:
- a CDS encoding ATP-binding cassette domain-containing protein, producing the protein MSIDTSAQNQVPTPHVADSHDLIRVHGARENNLKDIAVEIPKRRLTVFTGVSGSGKSSLVFDTIAAESQRMINETYSAFVQGFMPTLARPEVDVLDGLTTAIIVDQQRMGADPRSTVGTATDAHAMLRILFSRLARPHIGSPKAYSFNVASISGAGAVTVERGGQKVKERRSFRITGGMCPRCEGRGTVQDFDLTQLYDDTKSLNEGALEVPGYKSGGWNHRLYSESGLVDPDKPIRAYTKRELADFLHREPTRMKIAGINMTYEGLLPRLRKSMLAKDREGMQPHIRAFVDRAVTFATCPECDGTRLSAEARSSTIDGVSIADACAMQISDLATWVRGLKEPSVAPLLDSLRHTLDSFTEIGLGYLSLDRPAGTLSGGEAQRTKMIRHLGSSLTDVTYVFDEPTTGLHPHDIQRMNTLLLRLRDKGNTVLVVEHKPEVVAIADHVVDLGPGAGAAGGTVCFEGTVEGLRASGTLTGRHLGDRASVKKSVRTPTGSLPVRGADAHNLRNVDVDIPLGVLTVVTGVAGSGKSSLVHGSIPAGADVVSVDQGAIRGSRRSNPATYTGLLEPVRKAFAKANGVKPALFSANSEGACPTCNGAGVVYTDLAMMAGVATTCEECDGKRFDASVLEYRLGGRDISEVLALPVSEALEFFAAGEARTPAAHRILQRLSDVGLGYLTLGQPLTTLSGGERQRLKLATHMGDKGGVYVLDEPTAGLHLADVEQLLGLLDRLVDSGKSVIVVEHHQAVMAHADWIIDLGPGAGHDGGRIVFEGTPADLVAARSTVTGEHLAAYVGA
- a CDS encoding MFS transporter, which encodes MPLMANTPVEKMTGPYPRRWWALLVLCLSLLLVVMANTSLIVAAPDMTADLHLSSSDLQWVIDGYTVPYAALMLVLGAIGDKYSRRGALVTGLLIFAGGSVMGSLVHDTGLVIAARAVMGVGAAVVMPATLSLLVAVFPKGERARAITAWTATSGLAIAVGPLVAGRLLESHAWGSTFLVNVPIAVVAVLGALVLVPPSRARDMGRIDYVGGLLSIVSVGALVYAIIEGPHFGWGAGPVTAAVVAGVGLVVFALWELRHPHPMLDVRRFTRRPFAGSMIAVLFFFFGAYGSIYYLTQFLQFVLGYGPLETGVRLLPLAGAVFVGAAVTGRLTPRLGVKAMVVPGMVIGTVSVFLLTTIGADATYADFVPSLLLLGFAIGLSVSPATDTIMGSFPESELGVGGGANDTSLELGGALGIAVLGSLLGTAYQDRLGELIGGRLPAAALDAAGESVGGGLAVAGQVAKNPSGGPQQARALVDAVHEAFAHGVAHTSLIGGIIMAAGALIVLAVLPGRRARAADGQPAEEARSEEHAEVG
- a CDS encoding MFS transporter; protein product: MGVRAQAEERGGHPADTAEGADPRRWKALSVTLVAGFMSLLDVTIVAVALPSMQRELHTSAPAIQWVVSGYALTFALVLVAAGRLGDALGRRRIFLLALTAFVLCSAAAGAAPDVTLLVVARLAQGAAAGCLAPQNSALIQQLFRGAERGRAFGLFGATVGISSAVGPVVGGLVLTLAGGEEGWRWLFYLNVPVGALALVLGLRLLPHVKPGRRERLDLPGIALLGAGVLAVMLPLVMAESGGVRRLWWLFLVGVALLVAFARWEWRVGARDGQPLLDPRLVTSTRGYAAGAAIATLYFVGFSGVWLVFALFFQNGEGYSPLRSGLAVTPFALGSALGAVVSGRLVERLGRLLTVCGLVGVLVGLGTAVAVLRLMSGGAAVWWAAPALLVGGLGSGCVISPNITMTLRDVPVRMAGAAGGALQTGQRLGGAVGTAALPGLFYMVLGHAGHHYRTAVAVAIGSGLLPILGALVLAVLDWLRDRRAEKHDPCAPEVSHSHAHPGQG
- a CDS encoding ABC transporter ATP-binding protein — encoded protein: MSGQAGECTEGLAAERATRRTDGRLLVDGVTLTLRPAETVGLLGPNGSGKSTLLRLLAGVLAPTAGVVTLDGRELSRVGRRAVARRIATVEQHAHTQTELTVREVVALGRIPHRRAWTTPTDADARAVTEALERTGLTGRAGQSWHTLSGGERQRAQIARALAQEPRELLLDEPTNHLDIQHQLDLLDLVAGLPVTTVIALHDLNLAAMYCDRLLVLAEGRAVAEGTPGEVLTPALIKRVYGVRAEVQEGPGHPVVRFLRRAGGGRGQP
- a CDS encoding FecCD family ABC transporter permease; translated protein: MSARVALLTGGGLLALAVSVALAVTIGPADISAADVWASVASHVGLGESALAPLRDGIVWNLRMPRTLLAAVCGAGLALCGAVMQSLLRNPLADPFVLGVSSGASTGAVAVVVLGVGGGAVSLSAGAFVGALLSFALVLLLSHSLGGSTDRVVLSGVAAMQLFSALTSFVVLTSADAETTRGVLFWLLGSLTGAGWSEVLLCSGVLGVVLLVCLGHARTLDAFAFGEEAAAGLGVRVARARLVLLCATALLTAALVSCAGAIGFVGLVLPHATRVLTGSGHARLLPVTALAGAVFLVWVDTAARTVLDPQEVPVGVVTSLIGVPAFVAVLYRDRRKA
- a CDS encoding ABC transporter substrate-binding protein, with product MFRRAALFVAPVLLVTACAGSGVPSGGDTEGAVTLTNCGHKVTLKSPPQRAVSLNQGTTEILLALGLADRMAGTATWTDPVMKGLEKQNATVPRLADNNPSFEKVLDAEPDFVTASFVSTLGKGGVATRGQFEELGVPTYVSPSDCAAGKDNDSGGDGSRSTPLTLDTVYGEIRDLARAFGVDARGEKLVARLKKRVTDATDGLDASGVSLMYWFANSQSPYLAGCCGAPGAITRAVGAENVFDDTHDEWPQINWETVADRDPDVLVIGDLTRKSQTAESAKAKIRFLESNPATRHLTAVREKRYVLLSGQAMNPSLRTVEGIEQVAAGLRDFGLAK